A single region of the Streptomyces sp. NBC_00236 genome encodes:
- the serA gene encoding phosphoglycerate dehydrogenase: MSSKPVVLIAEELSPATVDALGPDFEIRHCNGADRAELLPAIADVDAILVRSATKVDAEAIAAAKKLRVVARAGVGLDNVDVSSATKAGVMVVNAPTSNIVTAAELACGLLVATARNIPQANTALKNGEWKRSKYTGVELSEKTLGVVGLGRIGVLVAQRMSAFGMKIVAYDPYVQPARAAQMGVKLLSLDELLEVSDFITVHLPKTPETLGLIGDEALHKVKPSVRIVNAARGGIVDEEALASALKEGRVAGAGLDVYTKEPCTDSPLFQFDQVVCTPHLGASTDEAQEKAGIAVAKSVRLALAGELVPDAVNVQGGVIAEDVRPGLPLAEKLGRIFTALAGEVAARLDVEVYGEITQHDVKVLELSALKGVFEDVVDETVSYVNAPLFAQERGVEVRLTTSSESPDHRNVVTVRGTLADGQEVAVSGTLAGPKHLQKIVAIGEHDVDLALADHMVVLRYQDRPGVVGAVGKILGEAGLNIAGMQVSRADVGGEALVVLTVDDDVPASVLTEISAEIGAASARSVNLTD, encoded by the coding sequence TGGGACCGGACTTCGAGATCCGGCACTGCAACGGCGCGGACCGCGCCGAGCTCCTCCCCGCCATCGCCGATGTCGACGCCATCCTGGTGCGCTCCGCCACCAAGGTCGACGCCGAGGCCATCGCCGCCGCGAAGAAGCTGAGGGTCGTCGCCCGCGCGGGCGTCGGTCTGGACAACGTCGACGTCTCCTCGGCCACCAAGGCCGGCGTGATGGTCGTGAACGCACCGACCTCCAACATCGTCACCGCCGCCGAGCTCGCCTGCGGTCTGCTCGTCGCCACGGCGCGCAACATCCCCCAGGCCAACACCGCGCTCAAGAACGGCGAGTGGAAGCGCTCCAAGTACACCGGCGTCGAGCTGAGCGAGAAGACCCTCGGCGTCGTCGGCCTCGGCCGCATCGGTGTCCTGGTCGCCCAGCGCATGTCGGCCTTCGGCATGAAGATCGTCGCGTACGACCCCTACGTCCAGCCCGCGCGTGCCGCGCAGATGGGCGTCAAGCTCCTCTCGCTGGACGAGCTGCTGGAGGTCTCCGACTTCATCACCGTGCACCTCCCCAAGACCCCGGAGACGCTCGGCCTGATCGGTGACGAGGCGCTGCACAAGGTGAAGCCCTCGGTGCGCATCGTCAACGCCGCGCGCGGCGGCATCGTCGACGAGGAGGCGCTCGCCTCCGCACTCAAGGAGGGCCGCGTCGCGGGCGCCGGTCTCGACGTGTACACCAAGGAGCCCTGCACGGACTCCCCGCTGTTCCAGTTCGACCAGGTCGTCTGCACCCCGCACCTCGGCGCCTCCACGGACGAGGCCCAGGAGAAGGCCGGTATCGCGGTCGCCAAGTCGGTGCGCCTCGCGCTCGCCGGTGAGCTCGTGCCGGACGCGGTCAACGTCCAGGGTGGCGTCATCGCCGAGGACGTCCGTCCCGGCCTGCCGCTCGCCGAGAAGCTCGGCCGGATCTTCACCGCGCTCGCGGGCGAGGTCGCGGCCCGTCTCGACGTCGAGGTGTACGGCGAGATCACCCAGCACGACGTGAAGGTGCTCGAACTCTCCGCGCTCAAGGGCGTCTTCGAGGACGTCGTCGACGAGACCGTGTCGTACGTCAACGCCCCGCTGTTCGCGCAGGAGCGCGGTGTCGAGGTCCGTCTGACCACCAGCTCCGAGTCGCCCGACCACCGCAACGTGGTCACGGTCCGCGGCACGCTGGCCGACGGCCAGGAGGTCGCGGTGTCCGGCACGCTGGCCGGTCCCAAGCACCTCCAGAAGATCGTCGCGATCGGCGAGCACGACGTGGACCTGGCGCTGGCCGACCACATGGTCGTGCTGCGCTACCAGGACCGTCCCGGCGTCGTCGGCGCGGTCGGCAAGATCCTCGGCGAGGCCGGGCTGAACATCGCGGGCATGCAGGTCTCCCGGGCCGACGTGGGCGGCGAGGCGCTGGTCGTCCTCACCGTGGACGACGACGTCCCGGCGTCGGTGCTGACCGAGATCTCGGCCGAGATCGGCGCGGCCTCGGCCCGTTCGGTGAACCTGACCGACTGA
- a CDS encoding TetR/AcrR family transcriptional regulator produces the protein MGHREDLLEGAKRCLLEKGYARTTARDIVAASGTNLASIGYHYGSKEALLNLAFIKVTEEWGDVLTDEPERAVEDDPRAPLDQFRETWERVIGSYEQTRSVWQLQMEVISRIDTDPELQKALAGPQREGRNGLAENMLGIDPETEPEKARVAGLFCQALLAGVMVQWMMDRDSAPSAQDLTDGLKAVLEGRADAAAPDAPH, from the coding sequence ATGGGACATCGTGAGGATCTGCTCGAAGGCGCGAAGCGCTGCCTGCTGGAGAAGGGGTATGCCCGGACGACGGCACGCGACATCGTGGCCGCCTCCGGTACGAACCTGGCGTCCATCGGCTATCACTACGGCTCCAAGGAGGCCCTGCTCAACCTCGCCTTCATCAAGGTGACGGAGGAGTGGGGCGACGTGCTGACGGATGAACCCGAGAGGGCCGTCGAAGACGATCCCCGGGCCCCGCTCGACCAGTTCCGCGAAACCTGGGAGCGGGTGATCGGCAGCTACGAGCAGACCCGGTCGGTCTGGCAGCTCCAGATGGAGGTCATCTCCAGGATCGACACCGACCCCGAACTGCAGAAGGCCCTGGCCGGTCCGCAGCGCGAGGGCCGGAACGGGCTCGCGGAGAACATGCTGGGCATCGACCCGGAGACCGAACCCGAGAAGGCGCGGGTGGCCGGCCTGTTCTGTCAGGCGCTGCTCGCCGGGGTCATGGTCCAGTGGATGATGGACCGCGACTCGGCGCCCTCGGCCCAGGACCTGACGGACGGCCTGAAGGCGGTCCTGGAGGGGCGGGCCGACGCCGCGGCTCCGGACGCCCCCCACTGA
- a CDS encoding PucR family transcriptional regulator has product MKGDYQELVDEISALLGVPATLENRDFGLVAFGAHDSDDDTAMDPVRTRSILTRRSTPAVRAWFENFGITRATGPVRIPAAPEAGVYRGRICLPVRHRGVVLGYVWLLDADPGPTDRQLDAAMDVAARIGALLSDEARAGTDLSREFGAVLTAGRGWQRDMAVAALAEALGPDAEGLHTVVCVTPWPDDPPSVGTVPSAAALSGAPSPGGTGGPALAALVRLRSHDVLDPALTAAARLRTTAGPGATAGIAVPRRGLAELADAWHEASAAARAAAAEKRFGPVAEWSAIGPYRVLTALAPDTQPDHAVRPLLTPAQRDLARTAEVFLDCAGQASRTAAELGIHRQTLYYRLSRVQQLTGLDLNDGEDRLLLHMALKAARL; this is encoded by the coding sequence GTGAAGGGCGATTACCAGGAGCTGGTCGACGAGATCTCCGCGCTGCTCGGCGTCCCCGCGACGCTGGAGAACCGCGATTTCGGCCTGGTCGCCTTCGGGGCCCACGACAGCGACGACGACACGGCGATGGACCCGGTCCGTACCCGTTCGATCCTGACCCGCCGCTCGACCCCGGCGGTCCGTGCCTGGTTCGAGAACTTCGGCATCACCCGCGCCACCGGCCCCGTCCGCATCCCTGCCGCCCCGGAGGCCGGTGTCTACCGGGGCCGGATCTGTCTTCCCGTACGCCATCGGGGTGTCGTGCTCGGGTACGTATGGCTGCTGGACGCCGACCCCGGGCCGACCGATCGGCAGCTCGACGCGGCGATGGACGTGGCGGCCCGGATCGGTGCGCTGCTCTCCGACGAGGCGCGGGCGGGCACCGATCTGTCCCGGGAGTTCGGGGCGGTCCTCACGGCGGGGCGCGGCTGGCAGCGTGACATGGCGGTGGCCGCGCTCGCCGAGGCGCTCGGGCCGGACGCGGAGGGGCTGCACACCGTGGTGTGCGTGACCCCGTGGCCGGACGACCCGCCGTCGGTGGGGACGGTGCCGTCGGCTGCGGCCCTGTCCGGTGCCCCTTCACCGGGCGGTACGGGAGGCCCGGCCCTGGCCGCGCTGGTCCGGCTGCGGTCGCACGACGTCCTGGACCCGGCCCTCACCGCCGCCGCCCGGCTGCGCACCACGGCGGGGCCCGGTGCCACCGCGGGGATCGCGGTACCCCGCCGCGGCCTGGCGGAACTGGCGGACGCCTGGCACGAGGCATCGGCCGCGGCCCGGGCGGCCGCGGCGGAGAAGCGGTTCGGCCCGGTCGCCGAGTGGTCGGCCATCGGCCCGTACCGCGTGCTGACCGCGCTCGCCCCGGACACCCAGCCGGACCATGCGGTCCGCCCGCTGCTCACCCCGGCGCAACGGGACCTCGCGCGTACTGCCGAGGTGTTCCTCGACTGCGCGGGCCAGGCGTCCCGGACCGCGGCCGAACTGGGTATCCACCGGCAGACGCTGTACTACCGCCTCTCCCGGGTCCAGCAGCTCACCGGCCTGGATCTGAACGACGGCGAGGACCGGCTGCTGCTGCACATGGCGTTGAAGGCCGCCCGGCTCTGA
- a CDS encoding proline dehydrogenase family protein produces the protein MLGPVILAASRSDKMRRFISAAPGTKQVVDRFIAGETVEQVVPIIEDAADKGLEVTLDVVGEDITTPEQAAAARDAYLELIGRLEKLGLGTKAEMSVKLSMFGQALDGGHELALANVRPVVEAAAAIGTTVTLDAEDHTTLDSMFAIHEELRKDHPQTGCVIQAYLFRTEDDARRLAAAGSRVRIVKGAYKEPASVAYQDKAEIDKAYVRILKTLMEGEGYPMIGSHDPRLIAIAQELGRKAGRKLDEYEFQMLYGIRSDEHIRLAAEGHRMRVYTAYGTDWYGYFMRRLAEKPANLLFFGRSILTKG, from the coding sequence GTGCTGGGTCCCGTGATTCTCGCCGCGTCACGCAGCGACAAGATGCGTCGTTTCATCTCGGCAGCGCCGGGCACGAAGCAGGTCGTCGACCGGTTCATCGCCGGTGAGACGGTCGAGCAGGTCGTCCCGATCATCGAGGACGCCGCCGACAAGGGCCTCGAAGTCACCCTCGACGTGGTCGGCGAGGACATCACCACCCCCGAGCAGGCCGCCGCCGCGCGCGACGCCTACCTGGAGCTCATCGGCCGCCTGGAGAAGCTCGGCCTGGGCACGAAGGCGGAGATGTCCGTCAAGCTCTCCATGTTCGGCCAGGCACTGGACGGAGGCCACGAGCTGGCCCTCGCCAACGTCCGGCCGGTCGTCGAGGCCGCCGCCGCGATCGGCACCACGGTCACCCTGGACGCAGAGGACCACACCACCCTCGACTCGATGTTCGCCATCCACGAGGAGCTGCGGAAGGACCACCCGCAGACCGGGTGCGTCATCCAGGCCTACCTCTTCCGCACCGAGGACGACGCCCGCCGCCTGGCCGCCGCAGGCAGTCGGGTGCGCATCGTCAAGGGCGCCTACAAGGAGCCCGCCTCGGTCGCGTACCAGGACAAGGCCGAGATCGACAAGGCGTACGTCCGCATCCTGAAGACCCTGATGGAGGGCGAGGGCTACCCGATGATCGGGTCCCACGACCCCCGCCTGATCGCCATCGCCCAGGAGCTGGGCCGCAAGGCAGGCCGCAAGCTCGACGAGTACGAGTTCCAGATGCTGTACGGCATCCGCAGCGACGAGCACATCCGGCTCGCGGCCGAGGGCCACCGCATGCGTGTCTACACCGCGTACGGCACCGACTGGTACGGCTACTTCATGCGCCGCCTCGCGGAGAAGCCGGCCAACCTGCTGTTCTTCGGCCGCTCCATCCTCACCAAGGGCTGA
- the pruA gene encoding L-glutamate gamma-semialdehyde dehydrogenase yields the protein MDAVTQVPAPVNEPVHSYAPGSPERARLEAKLKELSQNPIDLPMTIGGEKRMGGGERFDVVQPHNHKAVIGTFAGATEQDAQDAIDAALAAAPAWRAMAFDDRAAIILRAAELLSGPWRETLAASTMLGQGKTAQQAEIDCPCELVDFWRFNVHYARQILAEQPPANSAGVWNRMDHRPLEGFVYAITPFNFSAIAANLPTAPALMGNVVVWKPSPTQTHAAVLLMQLLEEAGLPKGVINLVTGDGIAVSEVALNHRDLAGIHFTGSTPTFQHLWKTVGNNIANYRTYPRLVGETGGKDFVVAHPSADHAVLKTALTRGSFEYQGQKCSASSRAYVPASIWNSGFKEKFAAEVDSITMGDVTDLSHFMGAVIDDRSFAKNKAAIDRAAADPACTIIAGGTYDDSVGYFVRPTVIECSDPENEVFTTEYFGPILAVHVYEDDKFDEMLEQMESVSDYALTGSVIANDRAAAAYTMEKLRYAAGNFYINDKSTGAVVGQQPFGGGRASGTNDKAGAPQNLQRWTLTRAIKETLVPPTEYTYPHQG from the coding sequence ATGGACGCTGTCACCCAGGTCCCCGCGCCGGTCAACGAGCCGGTCCACTCCTACGCCCCGGGCTCCCCGGAGCGCGCCCGCCTGGAGGCGAAGCTCAAGGAGCTCAGCCAGAACCCGATCGACCTGCCGATGACCATCGGCGGCGAGAAGCGGATGGGTGGCGGCGAGCGCTTCGACGTCGTCCAGCCCCACAACCACAAGGCCGTCATCGGCACCTTCGCCGGCGCCACCGAGCAGGACGCGCAGGACGCGATCGACGCCGCCCTCGCCGCCGCCCCCGCCTGGCGCGCGATGGCCTTCGACGACCGTGCCGCCATCATCCTGCGCGCCGCCGAGCTGCTCTCCGGCCCCTGGCGCGAGACGCTGGCCGCCTCCACGATGCTCGGCCAGGGCAAGACCGCCCAGCAGGCCGAGATCGACTGCCCCTGTGAGCTCGTCGACTTCTGGCGCTTCAACGTGCACTACGCGCGCCAGATCCTGGCCGAGCAGCCTCCGGCGAACTCCGCCGGCGTGTGGAACCGCATGGACCACCGCCCGCTGGAGGGCTTCGTCTACGCGATCACGCCGTTCAACTTCTCGGCCATCGCGGCCAACCTGCCCACCGCCCCCGCCCTCATGGGCAACGTGGTGGTCTGGAAGCCGTCCCCGACGCAGACCCACGCCGCCGTGCTGCTGATGCAGCTCCTGGAGGAGGCCGGTCTGCCCAAGGGCGTCATCAACCTGGTGACCGGCGACGGCATCGCCGTCTCCGAGGTGGCCCTGAACCACCGCGACCTGGCCGGTATCCACTTCACCGGCTCGACCCCCACCTTCCAGCACCTGTGGAAGACGGTCGGCAACAACATCGCCAACTACCGCACCTACCCGCGGCTCGTCGGCGAGACCGGCGGCAAGGACTTCGTCGTCGCCCACCCGTCGGCCGACCACGCGGTCCTGAAGACCGCGCTGACCCGCGGCTCCTTCGAGTACCAGGGCCAGAAGTGCTCGGCGTCCTCGCGCGCCTACGTCCCGGCCTCCATCTGGAACTCCGGTTTCAAGGAGAAGTTCGCGGCCGAGGTCGACTCCATCACCATGGGCGACGTCACCGACCTGTCGCACTTCATGGGTGCCGTCATCGACGACCGCTCGTTCGCGAAGAACAAGGCCGCCATCGACCGCGCCGCGGCCGACCCGGCGTGCACGATCATCGCGGGCGGCACGTACGACGACTCGGTGGGCTACTTCGTCCGCCCGACCGTCATCGAGTGCAGCGACCCCGAGAACGAGGTCTTCACGACCGAGTACTTCGGCCCCATCCTCGCCGTCCACGTCTACGAGGACGACAAGTTCGACGAGATGCTGGAGCAGATGGAGTCGGTCTCCGACTACGCCCTGACCGGTTCCGTCATCGCCAACGACCGTGCCGCGGCCGCGTACACGATGGAGAAGCTGCGGTACGCCGCGGGCAACTTCTACATCAACGACAAGTCGACCGGCGCCGTCGTCGGCCAGCAGCCCTTCGGCGGCGGCCGTGCCTCGGGTACGAACGACAAGGCGGGCGCCCCGCAGAACCTCCAGCGCTGGACCCTGACCCGGGCCATCAAGGAGACGCTGGTCCCGCCGACCGAGTACACCTACCCCCACCAGGGCTGA
- a CDS encoding lysophospholipid acyltransferase family protein: MSTLLNIPARAVLPRRSRLGAVLRRGLWWGVLSLTGGVERRGRLPRGGCVVVANHSSHADTAALLAALDARHSPAIGAAADYWFASPWRRRICRRLASGFPVRRGGGGMEDLLTMAGELRAGRAVVLFPEGTRAEDGTLGSFHRGALVLAEEAGVPVVPVGIAGTDRLLPKHGRLRSALVRVTIGEPLPSAVSPEEARDAVVALHARTVAEPLRDSATRRRVAAVVTSRWGVPLAFCWAFAEALSWPLMPELLLGAVCVAVPRAALRMSLGALAGSLAGGLLALHLASAGVHLPAPLTTDRMRAEVRHELALEGASAVRHQPWNGIPFKVYGAEAGRADVPALDWLTASAAARGSRTLTVGLAFAGFGLLMRRHRRQYGRYLALLGGGFAAGLSLIVHGWG, translated from the coding sequence ATGAGTACGCTCCTGAACATCCCTGCCCGAGCCGTGCTCCCGCGCCGCTCCCGTCTCGGCGCCGTGCTCCGGCGCGGACTGTGGTGGGGCGTGCTCAGCCTCACCGGCGGGGTCGAACGGCGTGGCCGGCTGCCGCGCGGCGGCTGTGTGGTGGTCGCCAACCACTCCTCGCACGCGGACACCGCGGCCCTCCTCGCGGCGCTCGACGCCCGGCACAGCCCGGCGATCGGGGCAGCGGCCGACTACTGGTTCGCCTCCCCCTGGCGCCGGCGGATCTGCCGCAGGCTGGCGTCCGGCTTCCCCGTGCGGCGGGGCGGCGGCGGTATGGAGGACCTGCTCACGATGGCCGGTGAACTGCGGGCGGGCCGCGCGGTCGTGCTGTTCCCCGAGGGCACCCGGGCGGAGGACGGCACGCTGGGGTCCTTCCACCGGGGCGCGCTGGTCCTGGCCGAGGAGGCGGGGGTGCCGGTGGTGCCGGTGGGGATCGCGGGCACGGACCGGCTGCTGCCGAAGCACGGGCGGCTGCGTTCGGCGCTGGTCCGGGTGACGATCGGTGAACCGCTGCCGTCCGCCGTGTCCCCGGAGGAGGCGCGCGACGCGGTGGTGGCGCTGCACGCGCGTACGGTCGCCGAGCCGCTCAGGGACTCCGCGACGCGGCGCCGGGTGGCGGCGGTCGTCACCTCGCGCTGGGGTGTGCCGCTGGCGTTCTGCTGGGCGTTCGCGGAGGCGCTGAGCTGGCCGCTGATGCCGGAGCTGCTGCTGGGCGCGGTGTGTGTGGCGGTGCCGCGCGCCGCCCTCAGGATGTCCCTGGGCGCACTGGCCGGCAGCCTGGCGGGCGGCCTGCTGGCACTGCACCTGGCGTCGGCGGGCGTTCACCTGCCCGCGCCGCTGACGACGGACCGGATGCGGGCGGAGGTCCGGCACGAACTGGCCCTGGAGGGCGCGTCCGCGGTGCGCCACCAGCCGTGGAACGGCATCCCGTTCAAGGTGTACGGCGCCGAAGCGGGCCGCGCCGACGTCCCCGCGCTCGACTGGCTCACCGCGTCGGCGGCGGCCCGCGGCTCACGCACCCTGACGGTGGGCCTCGCCTTCGCGGGCTTCGGCCTCCTCATGCGCCGCCACCGCCGCCAGTACGGCCGTTACCTGGCGCTGCTGGGCGGCGGGTTCGCGGCGGGGCTGTCGCTGATCGTGCACGGGTGGGGCTGA
- a CDS encoding phosphatidate cytidylyltransferase has product MSAVLIAEEAAVRAVPLVAGVLGAGGVAVAVLPSKVRMRAELRRRWRTWALVAPVFLGAYFLGGGGTYALAAGLGVIAASEFVRMAGLKRGDHVVLAAAAVVLPAVAWLAPDLLDLRMAALLLVASALPSVLAGDDRSGFTRTARTAFGLLWIPVALTGLVTLGETAVAVGLAVALGDVGAWCGGTALGRRGPLARPLSPLSPNKTWAGVLGAAVATAGLLLALGEFSLPLWAAVIGGCVLGDLIESMVKRESGVKDAGSWLPGFGGLLDRIDSLLVALLLATVMTR; this is encoded by the coding sequence ATGAGCGCCGTACTGATCGCCGAGGAGGCCGCCGTGCGGGCGGTTCCACTGGTCGCGGGTGTGCTGGGGGCGGGCGGGGTCGCGGTCGCGGTCCTTCCTTCGAAGGTACGGATGCGAGCCGAACTGCGCAGGCGGTGGCGGACCTGGGCGCTGGTCGCGCCGGTGTTCCTGGGGGCGTACTTCCTGGGCGGCGGCGGTACGTACGCGCTCGCAGCGGGGCTCGGGGTGATCGCGGCGAGCGAGTTCGTCCGGATGGCGGGGCTGAAGCGCGGCGACCATGTGGTGCTGGCGGCCGCCGCAGTCGTCCTCCCGGCGGTGGCCTGGCTGGCTCCGGACCTTCTGGACCTGCGGATGGCGGCGCTGCTGCTGGTCGCGTCCGCGCTGCCGTCCGTGCTGGCCGGGGACGACCGCTCGGGCTTCACCCGCACCGCCAGGACCGCGTTCGGGCTGCTGTGGATCCCCGTCGCGCTGACCGGTCTGGTGACGCTCGGCGAGACGGCTGTGGCGGTGGGCCTCGCGGTGGCGCTGGGCGATGTCGGCGCCTGGTGCGGCGGCACGGCGCTGGGCCGGCGCGGCCCGCTCGCCCGGCCGCTGTCACCGCTCTCCCCCAACAAGACCTGGGCGGGCGTGCTCGGCGCGGCCGTCGCGACGGCCGGACTCCTGCTCGCGCTCGGCGAGTTCAGCCTCCCGCTGTGGGCGGCGGTGATCGGCGGCTGTGTGCTCGGCGATCTGATCGAGTCCATGGTCAAGCGCGAGTCGGGGGTCAAGGACGCGGGCAGCTGGCTGCCCGGCTTCGGCGGCCTGCTCGACCGGATCGACTCCCTGCTGGTGGCCCTTCTCCTGGCGACGGTGATGACGCGATGA
- a CDS encoding CDP-alcohol phosphatidyltransferase family protein, with translation MNGLYALKPWYADRLSGLRASLVRREVSPDTLTAAGVVAAAGGAAALAWLPTGIAALPVAVLLAARLAFANLDGALARDTGRTTRRGAVLNELGDRVADLVVLAGFLALAPLWLVAVTALAATLPSWVSLAGAAAGAPRRNGGPVGKTERCLLVVVAAASGWNVPVLIVIAVGSLLTAALRLAGLWRELA, from the coding sequence ATGAACGGCCTCTACGCTCTCAAGCCCTGGTACGCGGACCGGCTCTCCGGTCTCCGCGCCTCGTTGGTCCGCCGTGAGGTGTCGCCCGACACCCTCACCGCCGCCGGCGTCGTCGCCGCGGCCGGCGGCGCAGCCGCACTCGCCTGGCTGCCCACCGGAATCGCCGCGCTTCCGGTCGCCGTACTGCTCGCGGCCCGGCTCGCCTTCGCCAACCTGGACGGCGCACTGGCCCGCGACACGGGCCGCACGACGCGGCGCGGCGCGGTGCTCAACGAGCTCGGCGACCGCGTCGCGGACCTGGTCGTCCTGGCGGGCTTCCTGGCGCTCGCCCCGCTGTGGCTGGTGGCCGTCACCGCGCTCGCGGCGACGCTGCCCTCCTGGGTGTCACTGGCCGGGGCCGCGGCCGGGGCGCCCCGGCGCAACGGCGGACCGGTCGGCAAGACCGAGCGCTGTCTGCTGGTCGTGGTCGCCGCGGCGAGCGGCTGGAACGTACCGGTACTGATCGTGATCGCCGTCGGCTCGCTGCTCACGGCGGCGCTCCGGCTGGCCGGGCTGTGGAGGGAACTGGCATGA
- a CDS encoding GNAT family N-acetyltransferase, with product MTDPTLHTAHTCRLAPAALDEIHAFLDTAFAGTFSEDDWDHTLGGIHVRVRDASGLLAHGSVVQRRVVHAGRSRRVGYVEGVAVRADRRREGLGGQVMAALEEVVDGAYAFGALSASAAGAALYAGRGWTVWPGRIAVQGPHGVERLAEEEGSTYVRGVAGAAVPSSGAPAAEVLVFDWRDGDVL from the coding sequence ATGACCGATCCGACCCTGCACACCGCGCACACCTGCCGGCTGGCCCCGGCCGCCCTCGACGAGATCCACGCCTTCCTGGACACCGCGTTCGCGGGCACGTTCAGCGAGGACGACTGGGACCACACACTCGGCGGCATCCACGTCCGCGTACGCGATGCGAGCGGGCTGCTCGCGCACGGCAGCGTCGTGCAGCGGCGGGTGGTCCACGCGGGCCGCTCCCGCCGGGTCGGTTACGTGGAGGGCGTCGCCGTCCGTGCCGACCGGCGGCGGGAGGGGCTCGGCGGGCAGGTCATGGCGGCACTGGAGGAGGTCGTCGACGGGGCCTACGCCTTCGGGGCGCTGTCCGCGTCGGCCGCCGGAGCCGCCCTGTACGCCGGACGCGGCTGGACGGTGTGGCCGGGGCGGATCGCGGTGCAGGGGCCGCACGGGGTGGAGCGGCTGGCGGAGGAGGAGGGCAGCACGTACGTCCGGGGGGTCGCTGGCGCCGCGGTTCCGTCGAGCGGGGCGCCCGCCGCTGAGGTACTGGTCTTCGACTGGCGGGACGGGGACGTGTTGTGA
- a CDS encoding NADP-dependent oxidoreductase produces MTTTRTARSFQLTARPTGFPTPGLFSLAEAPAPAPGPGEALVENLYLSVDPYHREEMDGGWELNTPLEGRAIGRVIDSRDPALAEGDLVFHRYGWRTHALVTAGVHGTRKLPSYDGVPLTAHLSILGGTGLTAYVSLTRTLELRAGEDLFVSAAAGGVGTAVGRIARLLGAGRIVGSAGSAAKVARLTGALGFDAAFDYHDGPVGELLAKAAPDGIDVAVDNVGGDHLEAAISALRDHGRIAWVGAIAQYHSAGRPPAAPRNLFDVVEKSLRLEGVLVRNHTDAQGELEDLLVPHLQSGLITPDVTVVDGFERTVDGFLGMLRGENTGKMLIRTGAENRSDG; encoded by the coding sequence ATGACGACGACACGCACGGCCCGCTCCTTCCAGCTGACCGCCCGCCCCACGGGATTCCCCACACCCGGCCTCTTCTCCCTGGCCGAGGCCCCGGCCCCTGCCCCCGGCCCGGGCGAGGCCCTGGTGGAGAACCTCTACCTCTCCGTGGACCCGTACCACCGCGAGGAGATGGACGGCGGCTGGGAGCTGAACACCCCGCTGGAGGGCCGCGCGATCGGCCGGGTCATCGACTCCCGCGACCCCGCTCTCGCCGAGGGCGACCTGGTCTTCCACCGGTACGGCTGGCGCACCCACGCCCTGGTCACGGCCGGCGTCCACGGCACCCGCAAGCTCCCCTCGTACGACGGGGTGCCGCTGACCGCCCATCTCTCGATCCTCGGCGGCACGGGCCTGACGGCCTATGTGTCGCTCACCCGCACGCTGGAGTTGAGGGCGGGCGAGGACCTGTTCGTCTCCGCCGCCGCGGGCGGCGTCGGCACGGCGGTGGGCCGGATCGCCCGGCTCCTCGGCGCCGGACGGATCGTCGGCAGCGCGGGCTCGGCCGCGAAGGTCGCCCGGCTGACCGGTGCACTCGGTTTCGACGCGGCCTTCGACTACCACGACGGGCCCGTCGGTGAACTCCTGGCGAAGGCCGCCCCGGACGGCATCGACGTGGCCGTCGACAACGTGGGCGGGGACCACCTGGAAGCCGCGATCTCGGCGCTCCGCGACCACGGCCGGATCGCCTGGGTCGGCGCCATCGCCCAGTACCACTCCGCGGGCCGGCCGCCCGCGGCCCCGCGCAACCTCTTCGACGTGGTGGAGAAGAGTCTGCGACTCGAAGGTGTCCTGGTCCGCAACCACACGGACGCACAGGGCGAGTTGGAGGACCTGCTCGTCCCGCATCTGCAGAGCGGTCTGATCACCCCCGACGTCACGGTCGTCGACGGCTTCGAGCGGACCGTCGACGGCTTCCTGGGAATGCTGCGGGGCGAGAACACCGGCAAGATGCTGATCCGCACCGGCGCGGAGAACCGGTCCGACGGCTGA